One genomic region from Macaca mulatta isolate MMU2019108-1 chromosome 20, T2T-MMU8v2.0, whole genome shotgun sequence encodes:
- the LOC114674460 gene encoding LOW QUALITY PROTEIN: uncharacterized protein LOC114674460 (The sequence of the model RefSeq protein was modified relative to this genomic sequence to represent the inferred CDS: inserted 2 bases in 2 codons): MKTFIPAKATNSHGCVVHAKXTNTHGCVVHAKTADTHGCVVHAKTANTRRADHETADTHDCVVHAKTADTHGCVVHAKXTNTHGCIIHAKTTDTHSCVIHAETTDTHGCVIHAKTTNTHGCMVHRNHNGGNNPRVHQQTHKTRSFHTVLCNSATGKDALH; encoded by the exons atgaagacattcaTCCCTGCAAAAGCTACCAATAGCCACGGCTGCGTGGTCCACGCAA CTACCAATACCCACGGCTGCGTGGTCCACGCAAAAACTGCCGATACCCACGGCTGCGTGGTCCACGCAAAAACTGCCAAtacgagacgggcggatcacgag actgccgaTACCCATGACTGCGTGGTCCACGCAAAAACTGCCGATACCCACGGCTGCGTGGTCCACGCAA CTACCAATACCCACGGCTGCATCATCCACGCAAAAACTACCGATACCCACAGCTGTGTCATCCACGCAGAAACTACCGATACCCACGGCTGTGTCATCCACGCAAAAACTACCAATACCCACGGCTGCATGGTCCACCGTAACCACAATGGGGGCAACAACCCACGGGTCCATCAACAGACACACAAAACACGGTCTTTCCACACAGTGCTGTGCAACTCAGCCACAGGGAAGGACGCTCTCCACTAG